A single genomic interval of Aureliella helgolandensis harbors:
- a CDS encoding DUF1698 domain-containing protein has translation MSEQRGTRWMRFESLVDFLDPSDCSRTLEGYPAPRRALLTARRR, from the coding sequence GTGTCTGAGCAGCGAGGTACGCGTTGGATGCGTTTTGAATCGTTGGTAGATTTTCTAGATCCTTCGGATTGCAGTCGTACGCTCGAGGGGTATCCTGCTCCCCGTCGCGCCTTGTTGACGGCCAGGCGGCGGTGA
- the cmoB gene encoding tRNA 5-methoxyuridine(34)/uridine 5-oxyacetic acid(34) synthase CmoB produces the protein MKLFDRDRLFGWLRSVGSVDWANQLETLTHERFTAASHGDLPRWQQAWAALPKPAKFEMHAISDAVQVIGELSETELVEVRERLMEFHPWRKGPFQILGTTIDTEWRSNLKWDRLASAFDFTGKSVLDIGCGNGYYGWRMLAAGAQWVVGCDPTWLSIMQFEVLRKYADADERHFILPLKDTDLPPNPHRFDVVCSMGVLYHRTSPIDHLQTLASALKSDGELVLETLIVDSEHATVLVPADRYAKMRNVWFLPSLSMLRIWLQRTGFEEVCVVSDALTRVSEQRGTRWMRFESLVDFLDPSDCSRTLEGYPAPRRALLTARRR, from the coding sequence ATGAAGTTGTTTGACCGTGACCGGCTCTTTGGTTGGCTCCGTTCCGTAGGCAGCGTGGATTGGGCGAATCAGCTGGAGACGCTCACCCATGAAAGATTCACCGCTGCGTCTCACGGAGATCTGCCACGCTGGCAGCAGGCTTGGGCGGCCCTGCCGAAACCTGCGAAGTTTGAAATGCATGCGATTTCCGATGCTGTGCAGGTGATCGGCGAGCTGTCGGAGACGGAGTTGGTTGAAGTGCGCGAGCGATTGATGGAATTTCATCCATGGCGCAAGGGGCCGTTCCAAATCTTGGGAACGACGATCGATACCGAGTGGCGTTCGAATCTGAAGTGGGATCGCTTAGCTAGCGCTTTTGATTTCACAGGGAAATCGGTCCTCGATATTGGCTGTGGAAATGGCTACTACGGCTGGCGAATGCTAGCGGCTGGCGCTCAATGGGTGGTGGGATGCGATCCGACATGGCTATCCATCATGCAATTTGAAGTGCTGCGCAAGTATGCTGATGCTGACGAGCGCCATTTTATCTTGCCGCTCAAAGATACCGACCTGCCCCCAAATCCTCATCGATTTGATGTGGTTTGTTCCATGGGCGTGCTCTATCACCGCACGAGCCCCATCGACCATTTGCAAACACTGGCCAGCGCACTTAAGTCCGACGGGGAATTGGTCTTAGAAACTTTGATTGTCGACTCGGAACACGCGACGGTCTTAGTTCCCGCCGATCGCTATGCGAAGATGCGCAACGTTTGGTTTCTCCCCTCGCTCTCAATGCTTCGGATCTGGTTGCAGCGCACCGGTTTTGAAGAAGTGTGCGTGGTCAGCGATGCGTTAACGCGTGTGTCTGAGCAGCGAGGTACGCGTTGGATGCGTTTTGAATCGTTGGTAGATTTTCTAGATCCTTCGGATTGCAGTCGTACGCTCGAGGGGTATCCTGCTCCCCGTCGCGCCTTGTTGACGGCCAGGCGGCGGTGA
- the cmoA gene encoding carboxy-S-adenosyl-L-methionine synthase CmoA yields the protein MNRDRIYSLPRQRVGEFTFDDSVADVFPDMIARSVPGYASILSMIEQLAGRFIRPGTNIYDLGCSLGAATWLIRPQASMDCTLHAVDNSPAMIARLQQRLAELSPQEIASGCAVETHQADIRQVSLDRASFVVLNFTLQFIPSVDREPLLQKICESLIPGGALLLSEKISFEDDSQQALLNELHHDFKRAHGYSDLEIAQKRTSIENMLIPEPLDAHLSRLQRVGFEVVAPWFQCFNFASILAIKN from the coding sequence ATGAACCGAGATCGGATCTATTCGCTGCCTCGGCAACGGGTGGGAGAGTTCACCTTTGATGATTCAGTGGCGGATGTGTTTCCCGATATGATTGCCCGCTCTGTGCCTGGCTACGCTTCAATTTTGTCGATGATTGAGCAGCTCGCGGGGCGTTTTATTCGACCAGGGACCAATATTTACGATTTGGGGTGCTCACTAGGAGCAGCCACCTGGCTCATCCGCCCGCAAGCAAGCATGGATTGCACCTTGCACGCCGTCGACAACTCGCCAGCCATGATTGCTCGACTTCAGCAGCGGTTGGCTGAACTGTCGCCACAAGAAATCGCCTCGGGCTGCGCAGTCGAAACGCATCAGGCGGATATTCGCCAAGTCTCACTCGACAGGGCTTCTTTCGTCGTCCTCAATTTCACTCTGCAATTCATCCCCTCAGTAGACCGAGAGCCACTTTTGCAAAAGATCTGCGAGAGCCTCATACCGGGTGGTGCCCTCTTGCTGAGTGAAAAAATCAGCTTTGAAGACGACTCTCAGCAAGCTCTGCTGAACGAATTGCATCACGATTTCAAGCGAGCGCACGGATATAGCGATCTAGAAATCGCTCAAAAGCGAACCTCCATTGAAAACATGCTCATTCCAGAGCCGTTGGATGCCCATCTCTCTCGACTTCAGCGGGTTGGCTTCGAAGTCGTGGCGCCGTGGTTCCAGTGTTTTAATTTTGCTTCGATTCTAGCCATCAAGAATTGA
- a CDS encoding PEP-CTERM sorting domain-containing protein has protein sequence MPKTHFFVALLLTTLFSSSCSGDIIVEFSNGGALDGDAAGDTAQFTDSISGEIATLTTQAVLQGATPAVINENSGALGVGNAIFEVGEIWSFSWNVATELEAIDLSSFTNDETFQISSTSWQGLSFDTSSVAELAFNSTTGTFNLTAGTISDQFDFSSVSGAPILLNAGAEYSFSATAGSTSLQSMRFSAVPEPSALGLLGLSIVCLLRTRPPQSR, from the coding sequence ATGCCGAAGACTCATTTTTTTGTTGCTCTGTTGCTAACCACACTCTTTTCAAGCTCATGCTCAGGAGACATTATCGTCGAGTTTTCCAACGGCGGAGCTCTCGACGGGGATGCCGCCGGAGACACGGCCCAATTCACCGACAGCATTTCTGGGGAGATTGCCACCCTGACAACTCAAGCCGTGCTGCAGGGGGCAACGCCGGCGGTCATCAACGAGAATTCGGGGGCGTTGGGAGTCGGCAACGCGATCTTTGAAGTGGGGGAAATCTGGAGCTTCAGTTGGAATGTAGCGACCGAATTGGAAGCGATCGACCTAAGCAGTTTTACCAACGACGAAACTTTTCAGATCTCCTCCACGAGCTGGCAAGGCTTAAGCTTTGATACTAGTTCCGTGGCGGAGCTGGCTTTCAACTCCACCACCGGTACGTTCAACTTGACCGCTGGCACCATCTCCGATCAATTCGATTTTTCGTCCGTGAGTGGCGCCCCCATTCTTCTGAACGCAGGTGCGGAGTACAGTTTTTCCGCCACTGCCGGCAGCACTTCACTTCAAAGCATGCGATTCTCTGCAGTTCCTGAACCCAGTGCACTGGGACTTCTGGGGCTGTCCATTGTCTGCTTGCTTAGAACGCGTCCCCCACAGTCACGCTGA
- a CDS encoding transaldolase family protein, with the protein MSNPAITSLINSGTNLYLDSIDPDLVKLNLEWGAVGATSNPIIISGLIESGRFDSQLAELLKSGKDDSEIAWELTDQLVRQAQQAFHSVWEKTRGDAGWVSFELDPLIEDLDANMPHADRVERYIELGKKWSAGHDNRMIKVPATPAGLDSLSALSAAGITLNVTLVFTMDQYVQARNNVWEGAQKRASLDTFKSVYSIFVSRVDQYTAQHVAQLSADAQGQVGIVNAKRIWQANQDFWKANPTPLKQEMIFASTGTKNPTDPPTKYVEALAGSDIQTNPPATNAAVAESSVVFSRQVDQLPPASVLNDIDAHVNMSHLEKTLMGEGIAKFAAPQKQLLATIASKRAKLAVG; encoded by the coding sequence ATGTCCAACCCGGCCATCACCAGTCTCATCAATTCTGGCACCAATCTGTACCTGGATTCGATCGATCCAGATCTCGTGAAACTCAATCTTGAATGGGGCGCGGTTGGAGCGACGAGCAACCCCATCATCATTTCAGGTCTCATCGAGAGTGGTCGTTTTGACTCACAACTCGCCGAACTGCTCAAGTCGGGTAAGGACGACAGCGAGATTGCTTGGGAATTGACCGACCAACTGGTTCGCCAAGCACAACAGGCCTTCCACTCCGTTTGGGAGAAGACTCGCGGCGACGCAGGTTGGGTCAGCTTCGAACTCGATCCACTCATCGAAGATCTCGATGCCAACATGCCGCATGCAGATCGTGTCGAACGCTATATTGAACTGGGCAAAAAGTGGTCGGCTGGGCACGACAACCGCATGATCAAAGTCCCTGCCACCCCAGCTGGCTTGGACAGCTTGTCCGCACTCAGTGCAGCTGGGATTACGCTCAACGTAACGCTGGTATTCACCATGGACCAGTATGTACAGGCGCGGAACAACGTCTGGGAAGGCGCACAAAAGCGGGCGTCGCTCGACACGTTCAAGAGTGTCTACAGTATTTTTGTCTCACGAGTGGACCAATATACCGCCCAACATGTAGCGCAACTCTCTGCGGATGCGCAGGGGCAAGTCGGTATTGTGAACGCCAAACGCATATGGCAAGCCAACCAAGATTTTTGGAAAGCCAATCCCACTCCACTCAAGCAAGAAATGATCTTTGCTAGTACGGGCACCAAAAATCCGACGGATCCCCCTACGAAGTATGTCGAAGCTCTGGCGGGAAGCGATATTCAAACCAATCCACCAGCCACCAATGCAGCGGTAGCCGAAAGCTCCGTCGTGTTCTCGCGACAAGTCGACCAATTGCCACCAGCCTCTGTGCTGAATGATATCGATGCGCATGTCAACATGTCCCACCTTGAGAAGACCTTGATGGGCGAAGGCATCGCGAAGTTTGCCGCGCCTCAAAAGCAATTGCTCGCGACAATCGCCAGCAAGCGGGCCAAACTGGCGGTTGGGTAA
- a CDS encoding NAD(P)H-dependent oxidoreductase, whose product MSQPTPQQLLDSLNWRYATKRFDPLRRLDAETWNALEQSLILTPSSYGLQPWRFYIITDETVKAKLPSISWNQKQPQDCSHMVVLAARKTMDAEYVDTYMKSVIETRELPGEAVEGYRRILVSTIEKMETHLDWNCRQVYIALGQLMVAAALLGVDTCPMEGIAFSEYDKLLGIEDSEFTTVVGCAVGYRHAEDTQADAKKVRFSASDLVVHV is encoded by the coding sequence ATGTCGCAACCCACCCCTCAGCAGCTACTCGATAGTCTGAATTGGCGGTACGCAACCAAACGCTTTGACCCTCTGCGGCGTCTGGACGCGGAGACCTGGAACGCGCTCGAGCAGAGCTTGATTTTAACACCTAGCAGTTACGGTTTGCAGCCCTGGCGGTTCTATATCATTACCGATGAGACGGTGAAGGCGAAGTTGCCGTCCATTTCATGGAATCAAAAACAGCCTCAAGACTGTTCCCATATGGTGGTGTTGGCTGCCCGCAAGACGATGGACGCGGAGTACGTCGATACGTACATGAAATCCGTTATTGAGACGCGTGAATTGCCCGGGGAGGCGGTGGAGGGCTATCGCAGAATCCTGGTTTCAACCATTGAAAAAATGGAGACGCATCTGGATTGGAACTGTCGCCAGGTATACATCGCACTCGGACAATTGATGGTGGCTGCCGCGCTTCTGGGAGTCGACACCTGCCCGATGGAAGGCATCGCGTTCTCAGAATACGACAAGTTGCTGGGGATTGAAGATAGCGAATTTACGACGGTGGTCGGTTGCGCAGTGGGGTATCGACATGCCGAAGATACGCAAGCAGATGCCAAGAAAGTCAGGTTTTCGGCTTCTGATTTAGTGGTGCATGTCTAA
- a CDS encoding gamma carbonic anhydrase family protein — protein sequence MHSPTPQTDLRAPTCWIAPSATVLGHVTLGEQSSVWFGAVLRGDTSEISIGDGSNVQDLACLHCDPGFPCVIEERVTIGHGAIVHGAHVERDSLIGIRAVVLNGARIGTGSIVAAGALVPEGKIIPPGSMVMGVPGKVVRPVTAEDRQMIEHAAEHYIENAAHYKQCEQ from the coding sequence ATGCACTCCCCCACGCCACAAACCGATCTCCGAGCGCCAACTTGCTGGATTGCCCCCTCCGCCACCGTACTGGGTCATGTGACACTGGGCGAACAATCAAGCGTATGGTTCGGAGCAGTTTTGCGTGGCGATACTTCCGAAATCAGTATTGGAGATGGTAGCAACGTGCAAGACTTAGCTTGCTTGCATTGCGACCCAGGTTTTCCATGTGTGATCGAGGAACGCGTGACCATCGGGCACGGAGCGATTGTGCACGGAGCGCACGTAGAGCGTGATTCTTTGATCGGCATTCGCGCCGTGGTGCTCAACGGTGCTCGGATTGGTACCGGTTCGATTGTCGCAGCTGGAGCCCTGGTGCCGGAGGGAAAGATCATTCCACCTGGAAGCATGGTGATGGGAGTCCCGGGCAAAGTCGTTCGCCCAGTCACTGCTGAAGATCGCCAAATGATTGAACATGCCGCGGAGCATTACATCGAGAATGCCGCTCACTACAAGCAATGCGAGCAGTAG
- a CDS encoding creatininase family protein, translating into MQQNLKKNWRLEDVTLADARQREWQVAVLPMGATEPHNLHLPYGTDTIEAGCLADRCCHRATELGGRVVQLPVVPFGTETNLRQFPWAMNLQPSTLFLVLRDLVASVEASGVRKLVIFNSHGGNDFKPFLREIYGQTKVHVFLCNWYQMIRDAAAEICEHADDHAGEMETSLVLAFRPDLVARKPTGDLTADEGATRPLRFEALRNGWVGLSRPWHLLTSNSGSGNPHSATAAKGEQLSEVIVERIAPFLAELSQAPLDATFPFE; encoded by the coding sequence ATGCAACAGAACCTCAAAAAAAATTGGCGTCTTGAAGATGTAACGCTAGCGGACGCCCGGCAGCGGGAGTGGCAAGTTGCCGTGCTGCCCATGGGAGCAACCGAGCCCCACAATCTACACCTGCCCTACGGTACGGATACGATCGAAGCCGGATGTCTGGCAGATCGCTGTTGTCACAGGGCAACGGAACTGGGGGGCCGAGTTGTGCAGTTGCCAGTGGTGCCTTTTGGTACGGAAACCAATCTGCGCCAGTTTCCATGGGCGATGAACCTGCAGCCCTCAACTCTGTTCCTGGTGCTGCGAGATTTGGTGGCTTCGGTTGAAGCCAGCGGTGTGCGCAAGTTGGTGATCTTCAATTCGCACGGTGGAAATGATTTCAAGCCATTCCTGCGAGAGATCTATGGCCAGACGAAGGTGCATGTGTTCCTCTGCAACTGGTACCAGATGATTCGCGATGCAGCTGCTGAAATTTGTGAACATGCCGATGATCATGCCGGAGAGATGGAGACCTCCTTAGTTCTCGCCTTTCGTCCCGACCTGGTGGCTCGCAAGCCCACGGGGGATTTGACCGCGGACGAGGGAGCAACGCGCCCGTTGCGATTTGAGGCGCTTCGCAATGGCTGGGTGGGCTTAAGCCGCCCCTGGCATCTGCTGACCTCCAATTCGGGATCAGGGAATCCGCATTCTGCGACTGCGGCGAAAGGGGAGCAACTGAGCGAGGTCATTGTCGAACGCATCGCACCGTTTCTTGCCGAATTGTCCCAAGCCCCACTCGATGCGACTTTTCCCTTCGAGTAG
- a CDS encoding AAA family ATPase, translating into MNAITSEPPKYEFFSQLARIVNSGQARSIIVAGNVNDLYFDGETYVPIVPFMLKRTQVAGLIQVVYELNGPIRLEEADRARLREAWAAWKTGIDLNALAIKDMGAESSKIDLRRREFDQYLRDAIGNATQALEFLRQLTICSRAALRENLLIFIEAADMLLPVGDGNIARLQDAQIRRVAIVTDWFSDPEFFAGRDTVCLVCESRSQIHPRIARLPQVLGVEVPSPDTAARRHYMEWQGSRPTAAAIPVADETLKESSSDASAAQLDSLAEATAGLSIHALRQLLLAAAYRGAPVSREQIVAQVEQFIQAQLGEDVIEFKKPSHTLADVVGATNLKKFLQTQMLPRLLLPDDRALPGAAVAGPIGGGKTFIFEAVAAELDMPVLVLKSIRSQWFGQTDVIFERLKRVLEALEKVVIFVDEADTQFGGVGEGTHETERRLTGKIQGMMSDPALRGKVIWLLMTARIHLLSPDIRRPGRVGDLIVPVLDPTDDDRLQFIRWMIKPAGPAAEGLVQWLDEEGLPQEFSAAGFAALRSQIKAIPPASEEELRASIYDFIQPAIGKTRRYQTLQALVNCTRRSLLPDPHVTDEQRNLWEQEINLLEAQGIR; encoded by the coding sequence ATGAACGCCATTACCTCCGAGCCTCCCAAATACGAATTCTTCTCGCAACTAGCCAGAATCGTCAATTCAGGGCAGGCACGTTCGATCATCGTCGCTGGAAACGTAAACGACCTCTATTTTGACGGTGAAACCTATGTACCCATCGTCCCTTTCATGCTCAAGAGAACTCAAGTCGCGGGACTGATCCAAGTCGTCTATGAGCTCAATGGCCCCATTCGATTGGAAGAAGCGGATCGCGCTCGATTGCGTGAAGCCTGGGCAGCTTGGAAAACCGGCATCGATCTCAACGCTCTCGCCATCAAGGATATGGGAGCCGAGAGCAGCAAGATTGACTTGCGGCGTCGCGAATTCGATCAATATCTTCGCGATGCGATTGGCAATGCCACGCAAGCGTTGGAGTTTCTGCGTCAGTTGACCATCTGCTCACGAGCAGCACTACGTGAAAATTTGCTGATATTTATCGAAGCAGCGGACATGCTGCTACCGGTAGGTGATGGCAATATTGCGAGACTGCAAGACGCGCAGATTCGCCGCGTAGCCATCGTAACCGACTGGTTCAGCGATCCGGAATTTTTTGCCGGTAGAGACACGGTTTGCTTGGTCTGTGAATCGCGAAGTCAGATTCACCCGAGGATTGCAAGGCTGCCGCAAGTCTTAGGAGTTGAGGTTCCCTCGCCGGACACAGCTGCGCGACGCCACTATATGGAATGGCAAGGCAGTCGCCCAACGGCCGCTGCAATCCCGGTCGCCGATGAGACGCTGAAGGAATCTTCCAGCGATGCTTCTGCAGCGCAACTCGACAGCCTGGCCGAAGCCACAGCAGGCTTGAGCATTCACGCCTTGCGACAGTTGTTGCTTGCCGCCGCCTATCGCGGAGCCCCCGTGTCTCGCGAGCAAATTGTTGCGCAGGTTGAGCAATTCATTCAGGCACAGTTGGGCGAGGATGTGATTGAGTTTAAGAAACCATCCCACACCTTGGCCGATGTAGTGGGAGCAACGAATCTCAAGAAATTCCTGCAGACGCAGATGCTCCCAAGGCTCCTGCTGCCGGATGACCGTGCATTACCTGGCGCCGCCGTGGCGGGCCCCATCGGCGGTGGCAAGACCTTTATTTTCGAAGCGGTTGCCGCCGAACTGGACATGCCAGTTCTGGTACTGAAGAGCATCCGGAGCCAGTGGTTTGGTCAAACCGATGTGATCTTCGAGCGTCTCAAACGCGTGCTGGAAGCTCTGGAGAAAGTGGTCATATTCGTCGATGAAGCCGACACGCAGTTCGGTGGTGTTGGTGAGGGGACTCACGAAACGGAACGCCGCTTGACCGGCAAGATCCAGGGCATGATGAGTGATCCGGCACTTCGCGGAAAAGTCATCTGGCTGTTAATGACCGCCCGCATCCATCTATTGTCACCAGATATTCGCCGCCCTGGACGCGTGGGAGATTTGATCGTCCCGGTGCTCGACCCCACCGACGACGATCGGCTGCAGTTCATCCGTTGGATGATTAAACCGGCTGGTCCAGCCGCTGAGGGTTTGGTTCAATGGCTTGACGAAGAGGGACTCCCTCAGGAATTCTCAGCTGCCGGATTTGCAGCCCTGCGCAGCCAAATCAAAGCCATCCCTCCCGCATCCGAGGAAGAGCTACGGGCGTCCATCTACGACTTCATCCAGCCAGCCATCGGCAAGACTCGGCGCTATCAAACGCTCCAGGCCCTGGTGAACTGCACCCGTCGCAGCCTCTTGCCCGATCCCCATGTAACGGACGAACAACGCAATTTGTGGGAGCAAGAGATCAATCTGCTCGAAGCCCAAGGAATTCGTTAG
- a CDS encoding PspA/IM30 family protein has protein sequence MFKAVGKYFRAVWYLVTFRVTKAGDTLRSNPGVISANYDRVIEEKRSRLNQYKDAVSAMIAQEESKKEKLRQITSEIEKLEKLRSGAAAKAKQLVERYNGDINAVRNDPEYLKCQSAYKDFTSTLAEKQERAQEIDEDLKQLVANVGGHKTQIQALMRELEKIKEEKHDAVADVLSATEEQQISDMMTGLSNDRTSEELRELRELRNRANAGARVSRELAGMDTKRAEAEFLEYAQSSEADDEFDALIGLTQKEDKQSAPQQQDTRIPEA, from the coding sequence ATGTTCAAAGCTGTCGGTAAATACTTCCGTGCGGTTTGGTATCTCGTCACGTTCCGAGTCACGAAGGCTGGCGATACGCTGCGTTCCAATCCTGGGGTCATCTCGGCCAATTACGATCGGGTCATCGAAGAAAAGCGAAGTCGCCTCAATCAATACAAAGACGCCGTTAGCGCCATGATTGCTCAGGAAGAGAGCAAGAAGGAAAAACTAAGACAAATTACCAGCGAAATTGAAAAGCTAGAGAAGCTCCGCTCCGGGGCTGCTGCCAAAGCCAAACAATTGGTCGAGCGGTACAACGGCGATATCAATGCAGTGAGGAACGACCCAGAGTATCTCAAGTGCCAATCGGCGTACAAGGATTTCACCAGCACGCTTGCCGAGAAACAGGAAAGAGCCCAGGAGATCGATGAAGATCTCAAACAGCTCGTTGCCAATGTCGGCGGGCACAAGACTCAAATCCAAGCCCTGATGCGCGAGCTCGAGAAGATCAAGGAAGAAAAACACGATGCAGTCGCCGACGTGCTATCGGCGACAGAAGAGCAGCAAATCAGCGATATGATGACCGGGCTGTCCAACGATCGTACCAGCGAAGAGTTGCGTGAATTGAGAGAATTGCGAAACCGAGCCAATGCTGGAGCTCGTGTCAGTCGTGAACTGGCCGGCATGGACACCAAACGGGCTGAGGCGGAATTTCTGGAATATGCTCAGTCCAGTGAAGCGGATGATGAATTCGATGCGCTGATCGGGCTCACGCAAAAAGAGGACAAACAATCCGCTCCGCAACAGCAAGATACCCGCATCCCAGAAGCCTAG
- a CDS encoding D-alanine--D-alanine ligase family protein: MRQLRVLALVNENLVPPDSMEGKSEREIDEWKTEFDVITTLKELGHQVEVLGLSDDLSPIRNAIHKSKPHIAFNLLEEFHGVVTYDHAIVSYLELMRQPYTGCNPRGLMISKDKALTKKILSYHRIPSPRFAVFPVGRKVVRPKKLPFPIFVKSVIDDASLGISQASVVYDDRELAERVAFVHEHTMADALAEEFIEGRELYVGVIGNDRLQTFPVWELLFTKSDIPLIATRKVKWDRNYQEKLGVVTDLAQNLEPQVEKQIGRICKKVYNSLDMSGYARMDLRMRPDGRVYVLEANANPNLAFGEDFAESAEKSQLTYEDLLTKIVALGMRYRAPWKI; this comes from the coding sequence ATGAGACAGCTCCGCGTACTCGCGCTGGTCAATGAAAATCTCGTTCCACCCGATTCAATGGAGGGAAAGTCGGAGAGGGAGATCGACGAGTGGAAGACGGAGTTCGATGTGATTACCACGCTCAAAGAACTAGGACATCAGGTCGAAGTCTTGGGGTTGAGTGATGATCTGAGCCCGATTCGCAACGCAATTCACAAATCCAAGCCCCACATCGCCTTCAACCTGCTGGAAGAGTTTCATGGTGTGGTGACCTATGACCATGCTATCGTTAGCTATTTGGAATTGATGCGTCAGCCCTATACTGGCTGCAATCCACGTGGTCTGATGATCTCCAAAGATAAAGCCCTCACCAAAAAAATCCTCTCCTACCACCGCATTCCTTCGCCTCGCTTTGCCGTCTTTCCAGTTGGTCGGAAGGTGGTCCGGCCGAAGAAGCTGCCCTTTCCGATCTTCGTCAAGTCGGTGATCGACGATGCTTCACTCGGTATCTCGCAGGCGTCGGTCGTCTACGATGACCGCGAGTTGGCCGAGCGGGTCGCTTTTGTTCACGAGCACACCATGGCCGATGCTCTGGCGGAAGAGTTTATCGAGGGGCGAGAATTGTATGTGGGAGTGATTGGCAATGATCGCTTGCAGACGTTTCCCGTCTGGGAGCTGTTGTTCACCAAAAGTGATATTCCTCTAATTGCGACACGGAAGGTCAAGTGGGATCGCAATTATCAGGAAAAATTAGGAGTGGTTACCGATCTCGCCCAAAATCTCGAACCTCAGGTCGAAAAGCAAATCGGCCGAATCTGCAAAAAGGTCTACAACTCACTCGATATGAGTGGCTATGCTCGCATGGACTTGCGCATGCGGCCCGATGGAAGAGTCTACGTCTTGGAGGCCAATGCCAATCCCAACTTGGCCTTCGGGGAAGACTTTGCGGAGTCTGCCGAGAAGTCGCAATTGACCTACGAGGATTTGCTGACCAAGATCGTTGCCCTGGGCATGCGCTATCGCGCTCCCTGGAAAATCTAA
- a CDS encoding putative zinc-binding metallopeptidase, with product MTKLNTRPKKINLNFLSDEELLDLRMCDLGVSLAGTFVESRIELLYEELAERGLAFRPHCWLSDEWFSPDGVPGIAIPFYLAHPRLMRLERKQVLDVEGGTHDWCMKILRHEAGHAIDTAYRLRRRKSYRETFGRVSVPYPDYYRPKPYSRSYVLHLDMWYAQSHPVEDFAETFAVWLRPRSRWRAQYREWPAIKKLEYVCELMQVVKTERPAVKSRAFVDPLRSIKKTLREHYEKKRAHYGLEHPNFYDRDLRRLFSDKPEHARNTTASAFLRRFRTELRKSVAKWTGEYQYTIDQVLSEMMERCRELKLRLATNEEQTRRDVVVLLTVQTMNFLHEGNHRVAL from the coding sequence GTGACTAAGCTGAATACCCGACCGAAGAAGATAAATCTCAATTTTTTATCCGACGAGGAATTGCTGGATCTGCGGATGTGCGACCTTGGAGTTTCCCTTGCGGGGACCTTTGTCGAATCTCGGATCGAGTTGTTGTACGAAGAATTGGCCGAACGAGGGCTAGCGTTTCGTCCACATTGTTGGCTCTCGGATGAATGGTTCTCGCCAGATGGTGTGCCTGGCATCGCCATCCCGTTTTATTTGGCCCACCCGCGATTGATGCGCCTCGAACGCAAGCAAGTGCTGGATGTCGAAGGCGGAACCCACGATTGGTGCATGAAGATCCTGCGGCATGAAGCGGGGCATGCAATTGACACCGCCTACCGCTTGAGACGCCGTAAGAGCTACCGGGAGACGTTCGGCCGCGTTTCGGTCCCCTACCCTGACTATTACCGCCCCAAACCCTATAGCCGCAGCTACGTGCTGCATCTCGACATGTGGTACGCACAGTCTCATCCGGTCGAGGATTTTGCGGAAACCTTCGCTGTTTGGTTGCGTCCGCGTTCCCGCTGGCGCGCTCAGTATCGGGAATGGCCTGCCATCAAGAAGCTCGAGTATGTGTGTGAGCTGATGCAAGTGGTGAAAACGGAACGTCCAGCGGTCAAATCGCGTGCGTTTGTGGATCCACTGCGGTCGATCAAGAAGACGCTCCGCGAACACTACGAGAAGAAGCGGGCTCACTACGGACTCGAACATCCGAATTTCTATGATCGTGATCTGCGGCGATTGTTTTCCGACAAGCCCGAGCATGCACGCAACACCACCGCCTCGGCATTCCTCCGGCGGTTTCGGACCGAATTGCGCAAGAGTGTGGCGAAGTGGACGGGAGAGTATCAGTACACTATTGACCAGGTCTTGTCGGAAATGATGGAGCGTTGCCGCGAGTTGAAATTGCGACTGGCGACCAACGAGGAGCAGACCCGCCGTGATGTGGTGGTCCTATTGACGGTTCAGACGATGAATTTTCTGCACGAAGGTAATCATCGGGTAGCACTGTGA